DNA from Malus sylvestris chromosome 11, drMalSylv7.2, whole genome shotgun sequence:
CTCATTTATGTTCCATGGAATATTAGGAAAAGGAAATGATCTCACTGTAATTGGTTACTTTGCGAGGAATATAAGTAATTATTGAAACATGCCGATGTTATGTCATATGTTGGGGTATGCAGAGATTTGAATAAAATGAATAACTGGTGATCATCTGCACTAGACATGAATGCTAATGTTGAACTCCTCTCTGGTCTTCTCTACCTCAATTTGGATTTGGAAGATGTGATGGATTTAAATATTTGCATTTATAGTGCATCATTAGTGCACCTCTCTCTCATTCCTTCTTTGATACAAGTGGAATGCCTTCTGTTCGGTTTTGTTTGTCAGGAACTCATAGAGGAGTTAAGGATATATTTCCTGTTCTTTGACAGAGCTGGCTATGGAGAGAGTGATCCATATCCTTCACGTTCTGTGAAGAGCGAAGCTTTTGATATTCAAGAGCTAGCTGACAAGTTGCTGATTGGGTCTAAATTTTATGTAATCGGAATCTCAATGGGAGCTTACCCGGTTTGGAGTTGCTTGAAATACATACCACACAGGCATGATACCTAGTTTAACTACCAGACTACAAGTTTTGCCTATGTTTTATTTTCAACAAAATTTAATGTCAATCTCTCTTTTATGTTAGGAAAGCTTGTATCTAATATTACTGATACTGTGATACATTATTTGCAGATTGTCTGGAGCTTCCCTGGTAGTTCCCTTTGTGAACTACTGGTGGCCTCGTTTTCCTGCTGATCTATCAAGAGAGTCCCTTGGTACGCTGCAGCTATCAGACCAATGGACATTCCGAGTTGCACATTACACTCCTTGGTTATTCCATTGGTGGATGACCCAGAAATGGTTCCCTTCACTAAGTATCTTGGCTGGGAATAACGCAATTTTCTGCCCAAAAGATTTAGAGATGTTGCAGAAACTCTCAGAAACACCAAGTCTTGGTCAGGTACTCAAATTTTCTCATTGTCTGCCCACAGTACTAGATcgaccaattttctttttccctCTTGCAATTACAATTTGAGGTTCAAATCTTTCAATGCTAAATTttgcaagtgccttcgcccatgagcggtaggtctcgggttcgagacttgggagcagcctctccataaatgggggtaaggctagccgacattcacctctcccagaccctgtgtAAAGctggagccttgtgcactgggtacgacataGTATTGAAACTATAATTCAGAGGAGAAGACACTTAATATCCACACTTACCTATAACCAGCATATGTGATGCAATCTCAAATCTTTTAGTGTCATTGATGTCTTGAGATTATTCCTTTGCTAGCAAAACAAGAGAGTTGAGAGACATGGGATGTTCTTAATTGCTTGGTAACCGTCAGTGTCTTTTGTTTACGTTACAAACTCAGGAAAAGATTACGCAGCAAGGAGAGCACGAATCACTGTTCCGAGACATACTGGCTGGTTATGGAAAATGGGAATTCGACCCCTTGGATCTCAGCAATCCCTTCCCTGACAACGAGGGATCAGTTCACATTTGGCAAGGCTATGAGGACAGGATCATTCCTTACAAACTAAACCGTCATATTGCAGAGAAGCTTCCCTGGATTCATTACCATGAAGTTCCTGATTTTGGGCATTTTCTGATGTTCGACAAGAACCAATGTGAAGCCGTTTTGAAGGCACTTTTGCTTGGATTATGAACTCCCTAAGTAGCAAGTCTTTCATGAATGCTGCAATGTGTATTACATATAAAGATCTTCTGTATTTTATTGCAATGTAAAACTTAATCATCAGCTTACTTCTCTGGCACAAATAATTCATAAGTTGTTCGGCATGATTGTACATATCTGCTGTATCGAAAGTCCTCTTCGGAGCGGAAATGTACCGTAATCTGATTCACGTCATTTCTTTGGCACTGTAACATTTTTGCTGCAGGCTTGTAAGTTGCTCTGTACTGTATGTATCCAGATTAAGTACCATGAAGTTGAAGATGGTGGTCATCTGTTGATTCATGAGAGTGCTCTATGTGAAGCCATTTTCGGGGAACGTTTGCTCGGAGAAGAACCTTCTATCAGATAGTCCTAGCTCAACAGCAACATTGATTATTGCTAGGATTTTGCTAAGGCCAGTCATTCAGACACGCACGCGCGATTTTCTAACAAttgattaaaagaaaattaatgaaaagggtttgaaaactttgagttttaatgataaggacaaaataaagggtaaagtgaatagtaccaagattgactttttagtgtaaaaatgtggtttttcgttaaagtgaacagtaccggatgcttttcgttaaagttcccttgattAAATCTACGTAACATAATTATCTACAACCCGAATTTGCTCACGCGCTTGTGGGCGCTTAGCTCTCTTTTATATGTGAACATGCCTCTAAGAGAAGTTTCACCTGTCTTAGGAGGGCAAGGGTGCGGTTACTATTCATTCTCAATAGTACGTGCTTTGTGCAACTCCACCTATTGGGTAAGGGCAAAGGCGATTATTGTtcacaaatattttttattttattttatgggtTGATTTGTTGGCTTTATCTTTCACGGGTCATGTTCGTTTTGTAGGTGTGTCTATGTTTTTTGGTGTGTTATTTTTAAGCATGTTGACCGTATATTTAAGTTTGTTTAAATGTgaactttgtaagtttgttttttgaaaataaaaaatattgtcTAATTCCAATAGTTTATTTCAAATACAAGGCAAAAGCAAAGTATTACAACaagcttaattaattaaaaataaaatgtctTCAATCTCCTCGACCAATTGTGCATGAATCTTCTTCCACATTTGTTGCTATCTCATCTCATTTTACATCATCGAGTTATGAGTAACATGCACCCAAACCTCAAACAAAGCAACTTCTTTCCCAATCGGACCAAATTGTCttctcactcttttttttttttttttttttttttgtaaaaaagagATTTGGAAAGTAGAAAACAAATATAGAAGatttagtaaaaataaatattgagtTGTGTATTTATACAATAATAAaaacattcctagttttttcctttttttattattatagaaaaatatttaaaaaaatagaaaaataataataaaaaaaggaaaaaactaggaatgtttttattattctataaatacacataaacaacaagaaaataacaggtttcgggtcaacacgataactaatcggatCGTTATCGAGTCACAcgataagaacccgttaataacaggtccttaacaggtttacacgaGGATGACACGCGGGTTCCCGTTTCAACATGttaagaaaaatgttattttgatgattttaattttttaaactactaaaaaaacttactataaaagaCAATAGCCATAGTGTATACACatattgtatattaaatatgtattattgtattattattttatatacatttatttatttatagtatattataggcaaagtgtgagattaaaaaaatataaaaacattaaaaataaaaatatcaataatttaaaaataccaaacacatttaaaAAAGTATAATAATTGATATATAAGTGcaaaaattgtgaaaaaaataGGCAAACGCTCGTGATTGCATCCTCTACCCTTTAAGGATGGGTACATCGCCATTTAGAACCacacaaaccctcatgaatagcaTTTGTAAGGgagtttaaaataaataaaattcataatcattaatgtacaagtctgaaaaatgtgaaagcatatataaacgCTTGTGATTGCATCCTCAACCTTGAAACACAACTctcttcattttgcatatccttgaacatttggtattttgtaacaatgtactaatgttttttcattaGCCTCTTATTTTGGGATatgtaatacttgaaaaacaaatgtttttttttaatgttttgaagtaatgtTTATATGATAATGTGGTATGCATATACTAATTGATattatgttttatattttttgggtcaaattatgtttttcattttcattatttattgatttaaaatatatttatattcacGGGTAACAAGTCAAGTCATATTCCCTAATAATATTAACGGGCCGATTTCgggttgggtcatattacccaTTTACTTTAACGAGTGTTTCACAACACAACTCATTATGATATCGAGTATGACACGAATGTTAGGTCTACGTTGCCCTTTGGCAAcaggtggacttgctctaaagaTTACCTAGTctagtatttatatatttttgtgttATATCTACTTATTTAACTTTTGAACCCAATCAAAGCATGCAACtatgaaattaaatttgttctctctctctctctctctctctctctctctccccgacaaaaacataaaactcttttaagtttttttctCTCCAACCTCTTGCTCCTTGCCACGACTTTGGATCGGCGACAGGCCTCATTCctatttttttatgctttttctTCTCCCTTCCTTCACTACCCCGCAGCTCCCTTTCTCCATCTCTTCACCCTTGCTTTGTGAGCAACCTCCATGTTTTGATGGAGTTCCTCTCCCAAACCCATCTCTACACCCTATTTTCGAGATAAATCTATGAGCTGCGGTTCGATTTGTGGTTGTGGTGGGTAGGGGTGCAACTCGAGCAGATTGGGTGGTTAGGAGGGTCAACTCAACCCTAACCCAACATTCACATTTCAGGCTCGGGTTCGAGTTGAATTTCATTCAGGTTtatttggatttgaatttaattgGGTTCAAGTTTACTTGGGTTGGGTTTGAGTTGCCCAACTTTTCTTTAGTTTAATCCTTCAACAACTTATTTtgcaataattttttaaaaattaagccAAATAATATCAAAACTAGTTAACCTCAGTATTATAAATCAATCAAAACTTCAATTCAGTTCTACAAATTGATATCCGCTTAAAAGTGAAACCAAATACGCAAGTTAAAATAGAAGATACCAGAGCTTGTACAAAAAGGGGAACAAAAAGCTCAACACTTCATATCCAAATATAAACAAATGCCGAACTCAAGTCTTGTTGTCCAGATTCAATTTGCATCTctattaaataagaaaaatagtTAGTTGTATATCATATCTTCACAACTATCATCATAATCCTTTAAAATAAAGTACATGAGGACCTACAAATTACCAAATAGAATCAAGTTTAGTGCTACATGAAACTCCAAtgctcaaaagcttcacactatcaaCTCTACCAATAAATGAAATTGTACCAAATATTATAAAAGGTTGTTGGTTGTTGGACTTGGGTGTAATATGTGCACTAGTTCATTTGGGTTTAATCGGGTTAAAGTGGGTAGATAAATTCGGTTGGGCTTGGGCGGGCAACAAATCAACCCCACCCAACCCAATAAATGAACGGGTTGAAGTTACGTTGGGTTCGGGCAAGTTTTAACTAAGAAAAAACCCATTTGTTTGGGTTTAAATTCGCGTTGGACGTGAGCGAGTTCGGGTTGGCCCAACTCAAATTGCACCCTTAATGATGGGTCGAAATGAATGAGGATCCTGAGGATCCTCAAATCGTGCcagttcatcatacatcgtgttgctagaaattattttaaatactttcatttaaaattaaatataaatagtacctgacaaaaattgGTCGCACGATattgttgaccttaaaaactaccaagtctacgtggcgcgcaggccgaataattaataagctaactacgtccttcggttatgtgcagggcgtgccaactcgacggccaagctcggccggggagtaaaatttgttgatgttgcattgaGCGCACtgttgacttcttgatcttgcgactgcagccgaggaaggaacacgtatcagccttcgggttctagagcctgaagataaGGCTACTAGGATTGCGAAGTTCACGGATCATCGGCACAGGGTTCAGTCACGATGATTATATTCGTGAGAGTATAAGTACGCCGAACTGGCTCTAGACTATAcggacacaagtactcaaaagagatatatgtcttgatggtgaatgtggttcagccgtcagaatgccaaactctaaatcttacttgtgaatatccaatcataaaacaactcggggTTCAATGCACCGATCCCAGTAATCTGTAACATTTCACTTCgctgagaaggctaatgagatgacatctgccaataaggattcgaaaatccttctcgaccgagacttgtaTAGGTAACCAGTCAGCCTCGAcccaatgttgtttatccaaactgaaggtgctccgcgGTCGGCTAATTCTACGGCAACAaagttgtttatccaaactgaaggtattcgctggttgccttcacagtgctatttatccaaactgaagatgtgttggcgaaagagaaaataaaaatctcaaggttgttgagaggtttcgcgtagaacGAGAGTTTGCGTAGGGCAGTTTATGTGTTGAGTTGGATGGCTTTGAAATGTTGCACggtgtcttgtatttatagggacgaGTACGCGTTGGTTGATAAGCTGATAAAGACTCCCAAGCTATTAAAACTCTTCCAATGACTTGAGCCTCGGATAAGCCTTACTATTCCCAAGACTCTGAACTTAGTAAAAAATGCAACCAAATTCGATCcttgtgtttagtcttatcacaTCGAATCCCAAGATAATCTGCATGCTTGGATTTGAACAAATAACATTCATCTAAACAGccaccaattatatatatatatatatatatatatatatatatatataatcataatTATATAGCTGGTAGCCTTTCACAATGTATGCAGGCCAAGTTCatcatcaattcaattcatctgaCAACATCCATAAATAACCTAGCCTACTTAGGTCTCCTATATCACCATTATCCAAGCCTTGCAAATCCCATGCTATGCTACGTGATAAGAATCCAAGCCGAGTTGCTCTAATCCACACGGTACACTGCTAACAAATCCAAATTAAATCAGACTGTTCTGCCTGTCTCTATGTTGGGGCTATGATTTTTATCCCatttattttgtacaagaaaatcaagataatttattgaaagataattattatgattaaaaatcataatattatctcttaacaATAGCAAATTATCTTAACTTCCTTATACGACGGTTAAGAATCATGCTCACTCAACGGCCTCGATTACTTaggccgatggtgtaaaatcgggtccaaacagatatataatga
Protein-coding regions in this window:
- the LOC126589831 gene encoding uncharacterized protein LOC126589831 is translated as MIGPVAIALTVGLLGWAYQALKPPHPKICGSPDGPPVTSPRVKLSDGRHLAYRELGVPKEEAKHKIIVIHGFLSSKDMSLPITQELIEELRIYFLFFDRAGYGESDPYPSRSVKSEAFDIQELADKLLIGSKFYVIGISMGAYPVWSCLKYIPHRLSGASLVVPFVNYWWPRFPADLSRESLGTLQLSDQWTFRVAHYTPWLFHWWMTQKWFPSLSILAGNNAIFCPKDLEMLQKLSETPSLGQEKITQQGEHESLFRDILAGYGKWEFDPLDLSNPFPDNEGSVHIWQGYEDRIIPYKLNRHIAEKLPWIHYHEVPDFGHFLMFDKNQCEAVLKALLLGL